CGATGGTCTTCTCCCGAATCGCCTCCATCATCGCCTCCTGTTCCCGTTCTTTCGTGAGGTCCACGAAAATCCCCATGAGGAGGTGCGATCGCTCAAGGAAAAAGACCGAAAGCCGCACACAGAGGTTGTGGTACTGGGGATAGACAACCTCATGCGTCACCGCTTTTCTCGTGCGGAGCACCTCCACAAAGGGTGAGGGATCGAGGAACTCATCGATGCGCTTCCCCACGACGAGCTTTCCCACAAGGCCAAGCATCCGTCGCAGGGCGGGGTTCATCTCCACAATCCTCAAATCCTCATCAACAAGAACGATGCCGTTTGGGGTAACCGTCATGAGGAAGCTCGAAAAGGACTCTGCCCGGGTCCGCATGAAGGGGATGCACATCTCTGCTTCGGCCATTCCCTGGTACACGGCCTCCGCCTTCTCGCGGCAGGTGTTGTACCCGCAGGCCCCACAGTTGAGCTCATCCTGAGGGGTGAATTTTCCGGTGAGGGCAAGAATCCGGCGCATCTCCTCTTCGGGAACCTCAGGTTTTGGAATCGGCGCAGGGGCAAAACTCCGGCGAAAATTCGGGGGGTCCATGCACACCGGGGCCTCTTCCTGAGCCCTGAGGGATTGCTCCGTGTACTCGAGGACCCGCTCCCGCCGCTCGTAGAGGGAAAGGGCGGAGGAGAGCACCGGACCGTCGATGCACCCTCCCTCACAGGACATCATTTCGATGATTCGGAGCTTCGTCTTTTCCGGAGAGAAGCTCTTCAAGAACTCCCGGCAGCGCTCAATCCCGGTGATGGTGATGATTTCCCGGGAGAGGAGCTCCGCCTCTAAAGAGGCGCTCTTTATGAGCCCTCCCTCAACGGGAAAGGCCCGGGCAAAGCGGACTCTTCCCGGGGAAAAGGAGTCCTCAGGAAGGGCCGAAAGATCAATCCGCGCCTCCTTGAACCACTCCCGGAGCTCCGCAAAGGTGAGGACCACATCCACATCCCCCCGGACCTCTTCCTCTTCCGCCTCGGCTTTCTTGGCGATGCAGGGACCGATGAAGACAACCGAAGACCCCGGGTACTCGCGCTTTAAGAGGCGTCCGTGGGCTACCATGGGGGAGACAACGGGAGCGATGTGCCCGGTGTACTCCGGGAAGTACCGGGTGATGAAGAAGTTCACCGCCGGGCAGGAACTCGTGATGAGCCCCGTGCGGCCCTCTGCAACAAGAAGCGCATGCTCCCGGGCCACCCACTCTGCCCCCTCTGCCGTTTCCCGGACGGCGGAAAAGCCGAGCATCTTAAGTCCCCGGATCACCTGCCCCGGGGTGGCCTCAGGGAAAGCGGCGACAAAGGAAGGCGCAAGGCTTGCGATGACGGTTCTTCCACTTGTGAGGAGTTCTTTCGCCCGCTCAAGGTCGGAGCGGACCTTCTTTGCCCCCTGAGGGCACACAAGGACGCAGCGTCCGTCCTTGATGCACCGCTCATCCACGACTTCCGCGTGGCCAAGGCTTATGCGGATGGCCTTCACCGGGCAGTGGCGGACGCACTTGTAGCAGTCCCGGCAGCTCGTTTGTATCGTGCTAATGACAGCCATGGGGATTCTCCCTGAGCCGAGAAAGCACCTTCTCCTCGAAAACCTTCCGGAAGTTCTCCGGAGAAACGCCGCTTAGAACCTCGCCGTCCACAACCACCGTCACGCCCTCTTCGGTGCACCGTCCAAGGCAGAACGTCCCCCGGAGCTCCACCTCCGACTTGAGGCCGAGTTCCTCAATGAGGCGCTCACACTGGCTGATGATTTCGTACGCCCCTTTGAGGTGGCATGAGCTTCCCACACAGACAGATATCGTGAGCATTTTCACGCTCCTTGCCAAACA
This Candidatus Caldatribacterium sp. DNA region includes the following protein-coding sequences:
- a CDS encoding 4Fe-4S binding protein, producing the protein MAVISTIQTSCRDCYKCVRHCPVKAIRISLGHAEVVDERCIKDGRCVLVCPQGAKKVRSDLERAKELLTSGRTVIASLAPSFVAAFPEATPGQVIRGLKMLGFSAVRETAEGAEWVAREHALLVAEGRTGLITSSCPAVNFFITRYFPEYTGHIAPVVSPMVAHGRLLKREYPGSSVVFIGPCIAKKAEAEEEEVRGDVDVVLTFAELREWFKEARIDLSALPEDSFSPGRVRFARAFPVEGGLIKSASLEAELLSREIITITGIERCREFLKSFSPEKTKLRIIEMMSCEGGCIDGPVLSSALSLYERRERVLEYTEQSLRAQEEAPVCMDPPNFRRSFAPAPIPKPEVPEEEMRRILALTGKFTPQDELNCGACGYNTCREKAEAVYQGMAEAEMCIPFMRTRAESFSSFLMTVTPNGIVLVDEDLRIVEMNPALRRMLGLVGKLVVGKRIDEFLDPSPFVEVLRTRKAVTHEVVYPQYHNLCVRLSVFFLERSHLLMGIFVDLTKEREQEAMMEAIREKTIEKAQQVIANQMRVAQEIASLLGETTAETKVLLNKLMRILRGELVEE
- a CDS encoding (2Fe-2S) ferredoxin domain-containing protein, encoding MLTISVCVGSSCHLKGAYEIISQCERLIEELGLKSEVELRGTFCLGRCTEEGVTVVVDGEVLSGVSPENFRKVFEEKVLSRLRENPHGCH